GAAATCGAAggtaagccataaatcactagaagtgtgttttaaaaaaacgtCCATGACTAAAACGAATTGGGAATTTCACTGCCAACACCAGTGTGATATAGCCACCTCGGTGCTCTAGCAGGCCCAGGCCAGCTGCATGCTGAGCGACTCTCACGCTACAGCGGGTCTGAAAGGAGCTCTGCTGAGTTCAGCTGCTGCCAGCACGTCCAGCCCAGTCCTCCTGAAGGCTGTTAGCACGGCCCGTTTTACAAGCTACCACAGCAGAGCCCGACCCACAGACTGACGAGGACACAGGCAGTGCCTCTTATCGGGGGCGAAAGGTCAGCTCAAAACGTCCACTCCTCTGCCGCAAACACACTTGTCCTCGTGCGGGGGGCAGTGAGTGGCTGGGCTCACTCGCTGCCCGATCCGAGTGAGGCAGACCCGAGTGACAGTGCGGTTTCACTCTAACGATGTTCCGGGTCTCGCAGCACTGGATCAGGGATATATGGACATGGACTTACGTACCAAAACACACCGACTAGCATCAGAAGAGCACTTGCTACTGCAGACCACCGTATGTGATGTATCCTGCTTGCTGCTGTCTTATTACTTGCATGTTCAAAACAAATTCCCCTTAGAGAGAGAATAAAAGGCTTATCTGGGTAGCAACGAGCAGTAGtctagcacagtggtaaggggCAGAGTCGACAACCCTTTACGTTTCTGGTTCAATTTCCCGCTGGAGCAAtactgctgttcccttggggctggtacttcacccacaattgcatcagtaaatatccagctgtataaatgtataaaggTTTAACCTGTTTAaatggctctggataagaacatctgctaagtgacagtaatgtaatgtgtgtaccAGCTGGCATTAGAGggcacatgcatacattacagGTGAGCGTAAACCGGGGACACCAGCGCTGCGATACTCACCATGCTTGCGGAAGGACCGGGCGAACATGTACCGGGTTCCCCTCCTCTTGCCTCTGGTGTTCGTCATGATGCCTGATTACTGTAGGGAGAGAGGAAAGCGGGTCAATTCTGCAGTCTAAAACGCAAGAAAACGTCTAAAGCAACCCGGCCTGTCCACCCTGGCCTCGCCTGCAGCGACAGTGAGGTGTGTGGCAGTCTGAGCTCAGCCAGAAACCGAATGTCACAGGATTTAAATCTCAGACTGGGCGCAGCTGCCGAGCCTTTAACCGCGTCACTTAACCGGACATGCTCCAGTAAACCGTTTCATAAACATATTGTGATGCATTCTATATAACTTGGATCTGGGATCTTCAACACCGAACTACTCTACGCCATACGCGAGCACAACAATATCTGTCTCCCAAATCACACTCGACCCACAGTGTTTAGCCCCAACAAGCAAAACAAGTCTGGTTCCCCAACATACATTACTGGCCCTTCTGCGCCTGATTTTGTCGCTGAACAAAGTTAGGTCGCTAGGCTCTTGCGCTTGGAGGCAGTTCTGTATCGTGCTAGCCGGGATGTCTTACTTGTAACGATCATGCGACCATATTGGCTAACCAGGCAAAGCGACCAATCACCGAGTCTGAAAACAACCATGTTCAATACCAAATAATACCGATCCTTAAGACCTAGAAAACGAACAGCCGGCGCTACACCACAAAGCACCGGTGGGCTGTGGTATTTTATGCCGGCGGCCCCGGGCTGGATCGGCCCCGGGCTGGATCGGCCGCGGCTGGTGTGCGGAGCATCGCCGCACATGCAACGCCACGCCGCAGAGCGCTGCTCCCGATCTCCGCCTCTGAGACTCGAAATACCGCCGCTTCCACGGGCGGCCAGAAGCCCCGGGTGTGCAGGAGCACATTGCCGCGGTATAACAGTAAATTTTTTGGTGTTATGAGTGAATATAGCGGTTATTTGGTATATTAAATGCCGGAGCTCTCACCCCTCGCTGCTGAGAAGATGGCGGGTCGGGCGGAAAGAGATCGAAGGACCCCAGACTCCGCCCTCTATGGGGGATTTAGCCGCCCCGCTGTTCGCCTGACTGAAAATGAGCATAGCACAGCGTACAGCTCGGTGAACGGGAGGGGTGTAAGCTGCGACACCAGACGCACAGACCCGACACACTGGTCCCGACAGCAGCATCTTGCACCCATATATGTTTTTGGTATGTCAGGGAAAACAGAGGGCAAGAGGGCTTTTCTGTAAAAGTGAACATAATtcacaataaatatattaatacaaatcTTCCttattaaatgtgtatgtttttgcattaaatttaaaaagacttGCATCCATATATTCATTGGTCAATTAAGTGCTCCTTTTgttttaacaataacaatacatGGTTGTTTAACATAAAATGAAGTAAGCTAGTCAGCATATtatattttttgacattttcaagatcaaaatatgttttgacttaaaaacacctgaaatatgTCACAGCTCTCAGGGGCCCACATCCTGTCTGCACCCTGAGCTGAAACAGTGTGAAAACGTCGAGGTTTTTCCGCATAAATCACACCGCTCGTGGATTACTTCTGCAAAGATTACCGCTAAATCATTTTCAGGCATCCTTCCTCAACTACGCTGTGCTGGAGCGTTATTCCGCCAAACCCGAAGCTACGTGAGGTCTGCTTAGAATTCAGACTTCTTAGGAAAACCTGCTCACTATCCACAGCTCCAGTTCAATAAACATGCGCTGTGATGTTGCAGAACTTGTCTATTTGatgatattacattatattatattttggtCATCTGGCAGACGCAACTTTTCCAGAATGGCTTACAAAGAATGAGTCTTAAATTTCAAGAAAGAGCATACAGGACACAACTGACCACAGCCAAGCCATGAGTCCCCTTATGCAATATGCAGTGCTGTAACACCGGCCGTAAGTGGAATTCAGCTCTACACTGACCCTGCATGAAGAATGCAATCTGAGCAGGTGGGCCTTATAAGATGTTAAACTAAAGGCCTGACGTGCCGTGGTCGTTAAAGACCCTGTGCCAATCATCCAAACAGTCGGGGTGTGGCGGTGAACTGGTCAGAAGTTGAAGTTGACAGGGTGGGGAGACCATACTGCGGGTGGAGGAGGGCGGTGGCTCTGTGTTGACCTGGATCACAAAACCTGAATGTCATTTTACTGAGGGACCTCAAACCGTCTCCGCTCCACACTCCGGCGCAGTTGGTGGCGCTGCGCGCCGTAACGCGCATGTGGACCGTCAGTAAATCCACCGcagaagaaggggaaaaatgatTGCGGGGAAGATGGCGCCTGGCGGATGGAAATCCTAATGACGGTTTCCAAAATCGCCTCTTTTTGTACCATGGTAAGAAATGATCCTTTCGGTAACAGCTGTACTGTGAGATTGCATGGTAGCCGAGTCGCGGTGACGGGTGGCCGGGTTAGATCGCCCCTGTCCCGGGTTCCGAGCGCGCAGCTGGAGGGCTGGCCGTCAGAAGGTGCCTGGCCCCGGGCAGAGACGCAATCCCGGCTGCAGCCGGCTGGAAGCTGTTGAGCGCTCGAAGCGCACGGGCGAACCTGGGCTGACAGGCTATACAGCAAACAACTGGCTTTGGGTGTGAAAACACGTCGATAACTAGATAACCTAGCCATTTATGTGACGTTTATAGTATGCAGTAAGATGGCTTGGTAATTATCCGGTGACAGTCGCCTGAAATCATAAGCGGCTTATTTAGGCGTGGTTTAACTTTGACATAAAGCTCCTCGAGCCCTGCTGCCTGCAGGTACGTTCaggtgtgttcaggtgtgttCAGATTCTTACagcttggatgatgtcatttACTGATGGTTGCACGCAGCCTCGCTCCTGTGTTTTTTCACGTGTTCTCTGGCGAGCTCGGACAGACTGTTTTTACCCGTGGTCATCTTGTCAATCAGAATGGATTTAGATCATTTTTCGTCTGGTTAGCGTATCTGGGTGTCTGGTACAGGTGTTCAGGTTGTGGTGGTAGTGTGTTGGACAGTGGTGTTCaggctgtggtggtggtggtgtgttgGATAGTGGTGTTCaggctgtggtggtggtggtgtgttgGATAGTGGTGTTCaggctgtggtggtggtggtgtgttgGATAGTGGTGTTCaggctgtggtggtggtggtgtgttgGACAGTGTTCAGGTTGTGGTGGTAGTGCCGAGCGTTGTGTATTGTGGGATTGAGGCTCCGTTCTGTGTTCCAGGGCGCCAATGCCTCCGCGTTGGAAAAAGACATCGGCCCAGAGCAGTTCCCCGTCAACGAGCACTACTTCGGATTGGTCAACGTGAGTGCGGCGCCCAGACACAAGTGTTACAGCGCATTGCATCACACTGCCGCATCTGCAGTATCCATGGCAACTGAGTTATTTCCATTTGGTTCATATGAATACGGTTCTGCCCTTGCCTcatggaaaaatgaattttttgtaACTTGTgtcaacattaacatttaaagttGCCAACAGTCACTCACAGACAAGCAAACATAATCGAGCAGccaaatgaatgtttattatATATGCCATACTTCTGCATTTCACTTAACCCTCTCAGTCCCCCGGTTTGAAAACACCTGCTGCGGTAactcagtgtgtgtctgtgggtgtgtgtgtgtgtgtgtgcacgtgtgtgtgtgagtgagtgagagagtgtgtgtgtgtgtgtgagtgagtgagtgagtgagtgagtgagtgagtgagtgagtgagtgagagagtgtgtctgtgtgtgtgtctgtgtgagtgtgtgtgtgtgtgtgtgtgtgtgtatgtatgtgtgtgtgtgtgtgtgtctctctctctctctctctctaaccctctgtgtgtttctgtagttCGGGAACACCTGCTACTGTAACTCGGTGCTGCAGGCCCTGTATTTCTGCCAGCCGTTCCGGGAGAAGATCCTGGCCTACAGGTGCCAGCCACGGCGCAAGGAGAACCTGCTCACCTGCCTGGCCGACCTGTTCCACAGCATCGCCCACCAGAAGAGGAAGGTGGGCGTCATCCCGCCCAAAAAGTTCATCACCCGCCTGCGCAAGGAGAATGGTGAGGGGCAGGGTGTCGCGTTGCTcctatttttattatcattgtcaGTGGTGTCATTGGGGTCAGGGTCAGAGTTTAGTGGTGTTATTACTTTCCTTCAGCAGGCCCCCCCATCCCAGCCCTCTCGGGTGTGTGAAAAGTGTTTGTTCGCTTTGCCTgagtgctgattggctgtgggaTTTAGGCGTAGGTTGgccctgcagccctgcagaGATGGCACACGTGTGCAGGACACACACTGCACGCAGTGCAGATACACACGCATGGAGACGGGTTTCGCTTCCATTACACCTCACGCTCGTCTCACTGACGAGAGGAACGCAGTCatcccagagtgcactgcagtggagtgggcactgattggaggagagctgctgatgtcatccatgCGAGTCGCAGGAGTCTGACGAgccacagggtgcctgagagcggtgagaAGAGGAAGGCCTGGCCGACCGCTCCACCCCTCTCCGCGTCTCAGAGCATTCCGGCGCTGTCCCTCTCGTTACCGCCTGATGGTGACACGGCCGCTCTCGAACCCGGGCTGTGGGGCTCGGCCTGAGCTCAAACACACCCTAACTCTAACACATCATCATCCTGATGGCCGCACAGACCCTGCACCTCCCAGAGGGCTGTGTCCCAGCTGGCTTTCAGTCTCAGTCTGCCTGAAGCATTTTGTGATTTCCGTATTTATTCAACACATCTTTATGGGATGGATTCACTCTTGGCTTTGTTGTTCAGTGCCTTCCTGACACGCTCATTGTCATGGTCGTATCACACAGCCCTAATTTGAATCAGTAATGTTTTCTGATTTATATTATGGGTTTGTTTGGTTCAGGTGTTTTCCTGAGTGAGCGTTTCTCTGTCGGTTCTGCGTCTGTGGGTCGGCTACGTCATGCTTTCTTACTTCCACTCGCCGCTTTACGGAGTTGTGTGCAGTAATGTTTACTCATTCTTCAGTGGTAGAATTTGTTCTATTCTGTGAGGTTTTTGCCGTGAgatgtgcatgtttgtacatTGTTATATGCTTATCTCAGGCCCGACCCTTCTCTGGAAAATCCTTTATTTAGGTTTGCCAGGGCCCTGGTTTGACAGTATTTATAAGGCAGAACCGGGTTCTGCTGTATCCAGTActttgtgaacattttttaaaattagtccactctctctcactctttcccccttgtctttcttcttttctcacCTGTCTTTACTTTACTGctcgttccccccccccccccccccccaactcccagaGCTGTTTGATAACTATTTGCAGCAGGATGCCCATGAGTTCCTGAACTACCTGCTGAACACCATCGCGgacctgctgcaggaggagagtaAGCAGGAGAAGCAGAATGGGCGTCTGCCCAATGGCACGCTGGACTCCCAGAACAACaacagcccccctcccacccccacctggGTGCACGACATCTTCCAGGGCACACTGACCAATGAGACGCGCTGCCTGACCTGCGAAACGGTGAGGCTCCCCAGTATCTGACCgctgctctacactgctgctccacattgctgctctgaccactgctccacactgctgctctgaccactgctccacactgctgctctacactgctgctctgaccactgctccacactgctgctctgaccactgctccacactgctgctctacactgctgctctgaccactgttccacactgctgctctgaccactgttccacactactgctctgaccactgctccacactgctgctctgaccactgctccacactgctctgaccactgctccacactgctgctctgactgctgctccacactgctgctctgaccactgctccacactgctggtctgaccgctgctccacactgctgctccacactgctgcacactcCCCCATAAGCACTGAGGGACTGGGTCACAGTATTAAactgtgcccccccccgcccccaggtCAGCAGTAAAGATGAGGATTTCCTGGACCTTTCGGTTGATGTGGAACAGAACACCTCAATCACACACTGTCTCAGGTAAGAGCACACCTGTGGAGTCATGCACactctcagtgtctctctcacacacacacacacacacacacacacacacacacacagaaacacactcagacacacatacacacacacacactctcacacacaaatacacacgcagacacCATcagacatacgcacacacacacacacacacacacacagaaacacactcagacacacatacacacacacacacacacaaatacacacgcagacactatccgacatgcgcacacacacacacacacacacacacacacacacagaaacacactcagacacacatacacacacacacactctcacacacagacacagaaacacactcaggcacacatacacacacacacacacacacaaatacacacgcagacattatcagacatgcgcacacacacacacacacacacacacacttgcacacaggaATATTGAAGCTCTCTCTCATCTGGCAGGGGTTTCAGTAACACAGAGACTTTGTGCAGTGAGTATAAGTACTACTGTGAGGAGTGCAGAAGCAAGCAAGAAGCTCACAAGAGgtaggagtgtgtgagtgtgagtgtgtgtgcgtgtttgtgtgtgtgtgtgtgtgtgtgtgtgtgtgtgtgtgtgtgtgtgtgtggaaaagggccacatgtttctgtctttgtctgtgcctttgtctttgtttgtgcaacacccccacctctcacagacactttgtttacaacttagttgaaacctggccaaaccggtcctgctgctccccttatcagcaggacccccacaggtaactcgaggcacaggcgcacccccaaggacggcccccaggtcaccatttgccctctgaacTGTCCGTATCCAtcggccaccaatcagggcctcatTAGGGCcagggatacgggacaatataaaggtggtggtgacctccccTACCTGAGTACCACGCCAACACCCGCAGAGTGAAGAACGGGGAGACCAAGcattgtgttgttattgtgtgccgaagaaaccacacacacaccctcacaacacatgcaacccacacacaccctcacaacacatgcaacccacacacaccctcacaacacacacacacttccacacattccaaaatccccaataaacctgaacccggaacccgactcctgtgtcctgaccgacaccccactgtgacagcgatttagcctgaacctagttacaggtgaaactgccccctcagtttcagtgtgtgtgtgtgtatgtgtgtgtgtgtgtgtttctgtgagtttgagtgagtgagtgtgtgtgtgtttctgtgagtttgtgtgtgtgtgtgtgtgtgtgtgtgtgtgtgtgtgtgtgtgtgtgtgtgtgtgtgtgtgtgtgtgtgtgtgtgtgagtgtgtgtgtgtgtttgtgtgtgtgtgtgtgtgtgtgtgtgtttctgtgagtttgagtgagtgagtgtgtgtgtgtgtgtttctgtgagtttgtgtgtgtgtgtgtgtgtgtgtgtgtgtgagagagagagagtgatggtATCCTCTGTGTTCAGGATGAGGGTGAAGCGCTTGCCGATGATCCTCGCTCTGCACCTGAAGCGCTTTAAGTACATGGAGCAGCTGCACCGCTACACCAAGCTGTCCTATCGCGTGGTCTTCCCCCTGGAGCTCCGTCTCTTCAACACCTCCGGTGCTGCCACCAATCCCGAGCGCCTCTACGACCTGGTCGCCgttgtggtgcattgtgggaggtAGAGCACAGTCACTGTCACatatgtgcatgcttgtgtgtctgtctgtgtgtgtgcatatatgtgtatagatgtgtgtgtgtgtgtgtgtgtgtgtgtgtctgtctgtctatgtgcggttctttgtgtgtggtttgtatgtgtgcgtgcgtgcgtgcgtgcgtgtgtgtgtgcgtgtgcgtgtgcgtgtgtgtgtgtgtgtgtgagtgtgtgcgtgtgcatgtgtgtgtgtgtgtgagagagtgtgtgtgcgtgtgtgtgagtgtgagtgcgtgtgtgtgtgtgtgtgtgtgtgtgtgtgtgtgttttctagCTCTCATTATTGCTGTCTCTCACAGTGGTCCGAATCGAGGACACTACATCGCCATCGTGAAGAGTCACGACTTCTGGCTGCTGTTTGATGATGACATCGTGGAGGTGAGTCACGCTGTGCAGCTTTACCTGCTGTGTCCTGGCATACGGCAGTCATGAAAACACGGAGAGCAAACCATATACAAAAGTATGAAGATAGTGTTCCTAACAGACTTTGATAATAATAGTTTCTCATGCTGCCTTTGCTTTGGATGCACTCATAATGACCTGCACTTCACAGATAAGAATGTCCAgaccccacactcacactctgagGTTTCCAGTGACAGGTTCATGATTTTATATTTGCAGTTTTATCACATTCATTCTTGCACAGAGCAGCTGACGAATAAGGATGAAGAACAGGAAAGGGTGTGCATGCAGGGCACAGCTGACCACATCCCAACCTGCACCAGCTTTTCTGTGGCAGCTGGTGCTTCCATATGCAAGTGCATCACAGCCCATCCTAAACCACAGTATAGCCTGCAGTAAAATCACTGTGTAGCCTACAGAAAAACTACATTGTAGCCTAGCCTGGGAGGGGTGCTCAGACTGTGCTGGCTGGCTCTGAATAGCCAGGGCTCAGGTCTGACAGCACCGCTATAGCAGAACTGGGTCGGGTTCTGGGTGAGGCCGGGACCTGCAGGCTGCTAACGCTGCTAACAGTGAtgagtgtggagcagcagcggCATCAGGTTGCAGCCCTGACTCTCGCTGTGACTCTCACTGTGACCTTGTGAGAGGAGCTCTGTCCTTCAGTCACCCGATTCCCTGAGTACACACTGATGTGACCACACACTCAGCCCCCTCGAATACTTATTTTTGATAAGAATTATaacaattgtaataataattttataataatttccctcattctctctccccccttttctctttctctccctctctctttctatccctctacctctaccttcctctctctctccctctctctgtctctctccctccttcccgctctctccttctttctccctctctgtctctcttcctccctccctccttctctctctctccctctctctctgtctctttctttctctctctctttctctctctccctgtctccctccctctctccctccctctcttcctccctgcctctctctctgtctctcttcctccctgcctctctctctgtcactctctctctccccctctctccctctctccctctccctgtctctccccctctctcactctctctccctctctctccctctctctctccctctctctctctctctctctctctctctctccctctctctctctctctccctctctctccctctctctctctctctctctctctctctctctctctctctttctctctctccctgtctccctccctctctccctccctctcttcctccctgcctctctctctgtctctcttcctccctgcctctctctctgtctccctctctctccccctctctctccccctctctctctctctctctctctctctctctctctccctctctctctctctctccctctctctctctctctctctccctctctctctctctctctctctccctctctctctctctctctccctccctctctctctctccctctctctctccctctccttctctctctctgcagaggatCGATGCTCAGGCTTTAGAGGAGTTCTATGGTCTCACCTCTGAGATTTCCAAAAACTCTGAGTCCGGTTACATCCTGTTCTACCAGTCACGAGACTGAGAGGAGGGCGCCCCCGTGTGGAGGGCTGAGGAGGTGCACGGAGCCTCCCGGCAGTCAGACGCTTGTAAGAGAGCGGAACGCCCCCGCTGTTCATGCACTGTACCTGAGGCTAGTTCACCCCTTCCCCTGTACAAGCCAGCGTGCTGTATCAGTCAGGTTGTAGTTCTCATCATTCAGTGTGGGGTTGTGTGAACGTTGCATGGATGTTGTGTGAATGTCGTTTGGTGGGGGCGatctttgtgtttctctcctgGGCTGGGGTTTCTTCAGGGAGGGGCTTCTACCACGGttcctttttttgctgaaatgcattCGATGACAGCACACCTTGTACTCTACATCATGTTCAGATGGTGCCctttgacctgtgacctgtgagCAGTGCATGCCCTGCCCTGGGGGGGTACTGGGGGGGTTCTGGGGGAGGACTCTaggaaggggggagaggtggTAGGCAGCATCTCCTCTGTTGTACGTTTTGGGGTAAATATTTCTACAAGagacaatgtacagtatgttatttctgtaaatattaaGGTAATAATATTATCAGAGGAAAAGGTCTGGTATAAAAGGGGAATATGACTAAAGAGCCCTTTGATACAGATCTGTAGTTCCCGGCAGGTCTTTGTCAGAGATTTGCTTCAGACAGCCTGGATGTGaaaccattttctgttttaaagaaaattaataaaagtgaataaatacaaGTCTCCTTTGTGTATTACCTGGGGCCttcctggctctctctgtgtgtgtgtgcgtgtgcgtgtgcgtgtgcgtgtgtgtgtgtgtgtgtgtatgtgtgtgtgtgcgtgtgtgtgtgtgtgtgtgtgtgtgtatgtgtgtgtgtgcgtgtgtgtgtgtgtgtgtgtgtgtgtgtgtgtgtgtgtgtgtgtgtgtgtgtgtgtgtgtgtgtgtgtgtgtgtgtgtgtgtgtgtgtgtttgtgagtgtgtgtgtgtgtgtgtgtgtgtatatgtgtgagtgtgtgtgtgtgtgtgcgtgtgtgtgtgcgtgtgtgtgtgcgtgtgtgtgtgtgtgtgtgtgtatatgtgtgagtgtgtgtgtgtgtgtgtgtgtgtgtgtgtgtgtgtgtgtgtgtgtgtgtgtgtatatgtgtgagtgtgagtgtgagtgtgtgtgtgtgtgtgtgtgtgtgtgtgtgtgtgtgtgcgtgcgtgcgtgtgtgtgcgtgtgcgtgtgcgtgtgcgtgtgcgtgtgcgtgtgcgtgtgcgtgcgcgtgcgcgtgtgtgtgtgtgtgtgtgctggggtggtgatggtgaccacacacacctgattgCGAGAGTCTGATTGTTCCGGGATGCGCAGGGAAGACCAACAcgctgctgctgtctgcaaCTGCTGCTCAGTGTAACACACTCTTTTCTCATATTTCTGtttacaataatagtaatagtaacaATAGTTCTGTGTGGCCAAGGCCCTCTCCAGGGGCCCAGATACACCCATTAC
The nucleotide sequence above comes from Megalops cyprinoides isolate fMegCyp1 chromosome 2, fMegCyp1.pri, whole genome shotgun sequence. Encoded proteins:
- the usp12a gene encoding ubiquitin carboxyl-terminal hydrolase 12A, giving the protein MEILMTVSKIASFCTMGANASALEKDIGPEQFPVNEHYFGLVNFGNTCYCNSVLQALYFCQPFREKILAYRCQPRRKENLLTCLADLFHSIAHQKRKVGVIPPKKFITRLRKENELFDNYLQQDAHEFLNYLLNTIADLLQEESKQEKQNGRLPNGTLDSQNNNSPPPTPTWVHDIFQGTLTNETRCLTCETVSSKDEDFLDLSVDVEQNTSITHCLRGFSNTETLCSEYKYYCEECRSKQEAHKRMRVKRLPMILALHLKRFKYMEQLHRYTKLSYRVVFPLELRLFNTSGAATNPERLYDLVAVVVHCGSGPNRGHYIAIVKSHDFWLLFDDDIVERIDAQALEEFYGLTSEISKNSESGYILFYQSRD